The Syntrophobacterales bacterium genomic sequence ACAATGGAAAATAGATAGGAGGTACCTACAATGAATAAAACGGATATAATCAATAAAATAGCCGAAGAATTGAAGCTCAATCAGAAGATAGCGAAAATTGCGGTGGATAATATTCTGAACACGATAAAAGATGCAATTATAGACGGCAAAAGAGTCGAAATAAGAGGATTTGGAAACTTTTCCCTGAGACAATACAAGGCGTACAAAGGACGCAACCCCAAGAGCGGGGACGTGGTGAATGTGGAACCGAAAAAACTTCCCTATTTCAAAGTAGGGAAGGAGTTGAAAGACATGATCTGGAAAAAGTAGAGTCTAAAACTCTCCCCAAACGGATTTTATCGCAGCTTTCACTTTATCGACAACTTCCATGGTATCTTGTGACTGGTTTATCGCTTTACGCAGGTTCCGAGGGAGTTTTCTTTTCAGTTCTAGGATTGGGGCGGTAAGCCCTTGTAATGCACCCTATTACGTAATATCCTCTATCAAGAGCGAAGGCCATTTTGCCTCCGCAATCTCTGTCGGCAATGTCGAGAAGTATCCGCGTCATAAAGACAAACCAGGTCTCCATGACCGCCATGCCCCAAGGGCCGTTGCAGTAGTATCGAATTGAGCCAAACCCAATCGGTCCAACGCAAGATGCGTAAATTCCTGAATACATATCCATGCTCATTATCGCCCATATCATAGAGAGCAGCACATTGCCCGTATAATCTCTCCCCTCTCCTTCCATGCCTTCCCCCATGCTCCCGCTGCCAGGATAACAAGAATGCTGGCGTGTTGAAAAATAGAAGACTCCTGGTTGCCGTAAAAATTGTGTTGTGTCCCGTTTCCAGGATGGAGATCAAAATCGACGATCAATGTCCGTCTGAAATCATATTTCTTCAAAGGCACCACGTACCGACGGCAATATTGCTGGAGATGCAGAACCCCATGGCATCATACGGAGTGCTCATGAGCCATGGGGACTAGAAGGCCCTACCAGCGCAAAACCCGAATTCATCGCGCCGCACTTGATCGTATCCACAGGCTCTAAGGCTTCACCATACGGTTGCGTAAGCACCCATCGCACGGCTCAAATAAATGTCATGCTTTACAATACTCGCCGCTATAGATCGTTCTTATCTTAAAGGGATCATATTGCCCGTGCAAAAAAAATCAAGCCGCAAAAAGTCACGTGTCCGGACAGGTTTTGTCGCGACCTGAGATGAAAATAGCATGTGGTCGTTGCCCGCTGACAATTGGTCGACACCCGGGCGCCACAAACCTTCCCATTACAGGCAAAGATTATGGAAACGAGCAACACAACTTAAACCTGCATCGGACCTGCCTCAATAGTTCCTTAAGCCAAGCCGTTTTTCTTGACATTGGGACAATTTTATTGTTTACTCTTTACCGTTACTTTTCATTCCCCGGTAGCTCAATCGGCAGTAGCGGCTGGCTGTTAACCAGTAGGTTGCAGGTTCAAGTCCTGCCCGGGGAGCTTTATAAAATATAATAATTTAAGGGGGGTTCAAGTTTTTTGACCCCTGTTTTTCTATTACCAGTTTGCCACAAAACGCCACTAATCCGACAACATGCCTTGGTCCACTTTCTTGAGTCACCACGTTTGCTCTTCCTCCCGGCGACAGGTGTCTCCTGAAATCTTTCAATGCGTTGAATAGGGGATT encodes the following:
- a CDS encoding integration host factor subunit beta; translation: MNKTDIINKIAEELKLNQKIAKIAVDNILNTIKDAIIDGKRVEIRGFGNFSLRQYKAYKGRNPKSGDVVNVEPKKLPYFKVGKELKDMIWKK